One segment of Tenrec ecaudatus isolate mTenEca1 chromosome 1, mTenEca1.hap1, whole genome shotgun sequence DNA contains the following:
- the CCNL2 gene encoding cyclin-L2 isoform X2 → MATAAAATATAATGAPGSVAPVAGSGAPGAGSAASGPQGVLIGDRLYSGVLITLENCLLPDDKLRFTPSMSSGLDTDTETDLRVVGCELIQAAGILLRLPQVAMATGQVLFQRFFYTKSFVKHSMEHVSMACVHLASKIEEAPRRIRDVINVFHRLRHLREKKKPVPLLLDQDYVNLKNQIIKAERRVLKELGFCVHVKHPHKIIVVYLQVLECERSQHLVQTSWVASEGK, encoded by the exons ATGgcgacggcggcggcggcgacggcgACGGCCGCGACCGGGGCCCCGGGGTCTGTGGCCCCCGTGGCAGGCTCCGGGGCCCCGGGTGCGGGGAGCGCTGCCTCCGGGCCCCAGGGGGTGCTGATTGGGGATAGATTGTACTCCGGGGTGCTTATCACCTTGGAGAACTGCCTCCTGCCGGACGACAAGCTTCGCTTCACGCCGTCCATGTCGAGCGGCCTCGACACCGATACGGAGACCGATCTCCGCGTGGTGGGCTGCGAGCTCATCCAGGCGGCCGGCATCCTGCTCCGCTTGCCTCAG GTGGCCATGGCTACCGGGCAGGTGCTATTCCAGCGATTCTTCTATACCAAGTCTTTCGTGAAGCACTCCATGGAG CACGTGTCCATGGCCTGTGTGCACCTGGCCTCCAAAATCGAAGAGGCGCCCAGGCGGATCCGGGATGTCATCAATGTGTTTCATCGCCTCCGACACCTGCGAGAGAAGAA GAAACCTGTGCCTCTGCTGTTAGATCAAGACTATGTTAATCTGAAAAACCAAATCATCAAGGCGGAAAGACGCGTGCTCAAAGAGCTGGGCTTCTGTGTCCACGTGAAGCACCCTCACAAG ATAATCGTTGTGTACCTCCAGGTGTTAGAGTGTGAGCGTAGCCAGCACCTGGTCCAGACGTCATG GGTAGCCTCTGAGGGTAAGTGA
- the CCNL2 gene encoding cyclin-L2 isoform X1, which translates to MATAAAATATAATGAPGSVAPVAGSGAPGAGSAASGPQGVLIGDRLYSGVLITLENCLLPDDKLRFTPSMSSGLDTDTETDLRVVGCELIQAAGILLRLPQVAMATGQVLFQRFFYTKSFVKHSMEHVSMACVHLASKIEEAPRRIRDVINVFHRLRHLREKKKPVPLLLDQDYVNLKNQIIKAERRVLKELGFCVHVKHPHKIIVVYLQVLECERSQHLVQTSWNYMNDSLRTDVFVRFQPESIACACIYLAARTLEIPLPNRPHWFLLFGATEEEIQEICLKILQLYTRKKVDLTHLESEVAKRKHAIEEAKQQAKGLLAGSTQVLDGTSGFSPAPKLGESPKDGKGNKPSPLSLKNAKRKAETSKKAKPDSPVNGLPKGRESRSRSREQSPSRSRSGSASPKRRKSDSGSTSSGSKSQSRSRSRSDSPPRQVRPGAPYKSTKVRSYTKSRECKYPAQKPPQSRSRSSSRSRSHSRERPENPGKYKKKSHYYREERRERSRSYDRTGRRYDRDHPGHSRHRR; encoded by the exons ATGgcgacggcggcggcggcgacggcgACGGCCGCGACCGGGGCCCCGGGGTCTGTGGCCCCCGTGGCAGGCTCCGGGGCCCCGGGTGCGGGGAGCGCTGCCTCCGGGCCCCAGGGGGTGCTGATTGGGGATAGATTGTACTCCGGGGTGCTTATCACCTTGGAGAACTGCCTCCTGCCGGACGACAAGCTTCGCTTCACGCCGTCCATGTCGAGCGGCCTCGACACCGATACGGAGACCGATCTCCGCGTGGTGGGCTGCGAGCTCATCCAGGCGGCCGGCATCCTGCTCCGCTTGCCTCAG GTGGCCATGGCTACCGGGCAGGTGCTATTCCAGCGATTCTTCTATACCAAGTCTTTCGTGAAGCACTCCATGGAG CACGTGTCCATGGCCTGTGTGCACCTGGCCTCCAAAATCGAAGAGGCGCCCAGGCGGATCCGGGATGTCATCAATGTGTTTCATCGCCTCCGACACCTGCGAGAGAAGAA GAAACCTGTGCCTCTGCTGTTAGATCAAGACTATGTTAATCTGAAAAACCAAATCATCAAGGCGGAAAGACGCGTGCTCAAAGAGCTGGGCTTCTGTGTCCACGTGAAGCACCCTCACAAG ATAATCGTTGTGTACCTCCAGGTGTTAGAGTGTGAGCGTAGCCAGCACCTGGTCCAGACGTCATG GAACTACATGAACGACAGTCTGCGCACAGACGTGTTCGTCAGGTTCCAGCCCGAGAGCATCGCCTGCGCCTGCATTTACCTGGCTGCCCGCACACTCGAG ATCCCTCTGCCTAACCGTCCCCACTGGTTTCTTTTGTTTGGAGCAActgaagaagaaatccaagagatCTGCTTAAAAATCCTGCAGCTGTATACTCGGAAAAAG GTTGATCTGACGCACCTGGAAAGTGAGGTGGCAAAGAGGAAGCATGCCATCGAGGAGGCAAAGCAACAGGCCAAGGGCTTGCTTGCGGGCAGCACGCAGGTTCTGGACGGCACGTCAGGATTCTCGCCAGCCCCTAAGCTTG GAGAATCCCCCAAAGACGGCAAAGGGAACAAGCCCTCTCCACTGTCTCTGAAGAATGCCAAGCGGAAAGCAGAGACCTCTAAGAAGGCCAAGCCCGACAGCCCGGTGAACGG CTTGCCAAAGGGGAGAgaaagccggagtcggagtcgaGAGCAGAGCCCATCAAGGTCCCGGTCAGGGTCTGCTTCCCCGAAGAGGAG AAAAAGTGACAGCGGGTCAACATCCAGTGGGTCCAAGTCCCAGAGCCGTTCCAGGAGCCGCAGCGACTCCCCCCCCAGACAGGTGCGTCCTGGTGCCCCCTACAAGAGCACCAAGGTGAGGAGCTACACCAAGTCCAGGGAGTGCAAGTACCCCGCCCAGAAGCCCCCCCAGTCCCGGAGCCGCAGCTCCTCGCGCTCGCGAAGCCACTCTCGGGAACGGCCGGAGAATCCTGGGAAATACAAGAAGAAAAGTCACTACTACCGAGAGGAGAGGCGGGAGCGTTCTCGGTCATACGATCGAACAGGCCGCCGCTATGACCGGGACCACCCTGGGCATAGCAGGCACCGCAGGTGA